GCGCGCACGTCCCGCCCGCCCACGGTGACCCTGCCCCCGTCGGGATCGCCGAGCCGGGCCACCAGGTGCAGCAGGGTCGTCTTGCCGCTGCCGACCGGCCCGGTCAGGACGACCGTCTCGCCGGGAGCCACGGTCAGCGAGACCGCGTGCAGCGCGGCCGACCGGGCGCCAGGGTGGCGGAAGTCCACGGAGTGGAGCGCCACTCCCGCCCGGCGGAGCGGCCGGACCTCGCTCTGCCGCGGCAGGTCGAGGGTGGCGCGGGTCCGCAGCACCTCCCGCACCCGCCCGACACTCGCCCCGGCGCGCGAGGCCTGGAGGAACACGCCCATGGCCATCATGACCGCCTGGAGCATCAGGGACAGGTAGTGCAGGAAGGCGACGACGGTGCCCATCCGCACCTCGCCCGCGGCCACGCGCACACCGCCGAACCACAGCACGGCGACCGAGGACAGTTCGATGACGACGGTGGACGCCGGCATGACCAGGGCCTGGGCCCGGCCGAGTGCGAGACCGCTGCGCAGCATCGCCCGGTCGGCGGTCCGGAAACGAGCCTCCTCATGGCTGTCGCGGTCGAACGACCGGATGGTGCGCAGGCCCGCGAGGCGTTCCCGCATGACCTGGTTGACGCGGTCCAGGCGCCGCTGCACGGCGGCCGACAGCGGCAGCGTCCGGCGCAGGACCAGCCACAGCGCCACGGTGAGCGTCGGCAGGACCACCGACAGCACGAGGCCCAGCACGGCGTCCTGGCGCAGGGCCATGACGATGCCGCCGACGGCGGTGAGCGGGGCGACCACGATCACCGTCAGGGCGTTGAGGGCGAGTTGCTGGATCTGCTGCACGTCCTGGGTGGAGCGGGTGACGAGACCGGCCCGGCCGATACGGCTCACCTCGTGGGCCGGGAGGGCCAGGATCCGGGAGAAGACGGCCTGGCGCAGCTCCCGCCCCCAGGTCAGCGCCACCGAGGCGCTCAGACAGGCCGCGCAGCCCGCGCAGAGAACCTGGACGCACGTCACCGCCCACATCACGAGGCCGAGTTCGGCGATCCGGTGACCGTCGCCCGCGAGCACGCCGTCGTCGATGACGTCCGCGTTCAGCGCGGGGAGCCGGAGCGTCGCCAGCACCTGCCCGGTCTGCAGCAGCGCCACCAGACCGAGGCGGAACCGCGGGGGGCGGCTGACGTGCATGAGCAAGAGGTCCTCCCGAGAACGGCGACCACGCCGGGCGGAGCCGGTGTCTCCACCCTGGCTCTCCCCTTCCCAAATGGCAAGTGAATGCATCCTAAATGCGCGCCCTGATCCATCGAATCAAGCCACTTCACGAGAGGATGGGAAGTGTTAGCTTGGTAACGTGGAAGCTGAAGACGACCTGCGTACGGCCGAGACGCTGCGGCTCGGCGTGTCGCGGCTGGCCTCGCGCCTGCGCGCGCGACACCCGGGCCGCGGCCAGGCGCTCACCCGCATGTCCGCCTCGGTGCTGGCCAACCTGCGCCATGACGGGCCGCTGACCCCCACGGCCCTTGCCGCGATCGAAGGGCTCCAGCCGCAGTCCCTGACCCGCGTCCTGAACGAACTGGAGGAACGCGGCCGCATCGTCCGGTCCACCAACCGCAACGACCGCCGGAGCCAGGACATCGCCATCACGGACCTCGGCATCGAGGCGCTCGACGGACACGTGCAGGAGGGGAACCGCTGGCTCGCGTCGGCCCTGACGACCCTGACCCCGACAGAGCGCGGCGTGCTCGAACTCGCCGCCGGCCTGATGGTGCGACTGGCCGAGACCGCGCCCGGAACCAGCGGTCGGCACGGGGGCTCCGAGGAGGACCGAGGTACCAGCAGGCAGGAGCGGGACGGTTCGTGACGGGGCGCCGGCGGGCCCCTCAGCTCCGGTATCCCCGCAGCTTGCGGTAGAGCGTCGCCCGGCCGATGCCCAGCGCCGCCGCCGTGCGGGCCTTGTTGCCGCCGTGGCGGCGCAGTGCCTCCAGGATCGCGGCGCGCTCGGCGTGCTCCATCGGGCTGAGGGGCCGCGCGGCCGGTCCGTCCCGTACGGGATCCGGCAGTTCCGCGCGGCGGACCGGACCGGACGCGCGCCGGTGCTCCGCCAGGGCCCGGACGACGTGGGCCAGCTCGGTGACGTTCCCGGGCCACGGGTAGCGCTCCAACGCGCGCAGGGCGTCCAGGGTCCAGGTCAGCGGCGGCTGCCCGGGCGCCGGGCGGGGCGCCAGGGCCGACAGCAACTCCCGTACGTCCTCGACGCGTTCCCGCAGCGGGGGCAGGGGCACCGAGCGGGCGGACAGCTTGTCCAGCAGGCGCTGGAGGCAGGGGCCGGCCGGTGCGCCGGGCGTGTAGGTGACCAGCAGCGGGGCGTCCGGGTGCGTGTCGAGCAGGGAGTTGAGCGCCGCCACGCCGGGCTGCGCGAGGCGCTCGGCGTGCCGGAGCAGGAGCGGCCGGTCCGCCTGCCACGCGGGCAGGATCCGGTCGAGCCCGGCGTCCCGCGCGGCATCGACGACCTGGACGTCGCCCGGCCCGAGCAACTCCCGTGCCAGCGCGGACTTGCCCGTCCCGCGCTCACCGGTCAGCAGCAGCGGCTCCCGTGAACGCGCCAGCTCGACCGCCCGCCCGACGGCGTGCCGCCACGGCACCGAGGAACCGGCCAGGGCGACCGGCGGGAACGGCGAGCCCGACGTCGAGGGCTCCGGATCGCCGAGCGGTGCCAGGACGGCCACGACCCCGATGACGCTGCCGTCCAGACGCACGGGGGTGATCCGCGCGCTGCATCCGGCGCTGTCGGGCAACGCCGCGAAGCCGCCGGACGGCACTGTCTCCTCCGCCTCGATCCGGACCGGGACCTCCGCATGACGCGCCGCGACCGCCGCCCGCTCCAGCGCCCCGAGCACCTCGGGCGTCAGCAGTCCCTGCGCCGCGTCGCTGATCAGCCGGTTGCGGCCGTCGAGGGCGGCCACGGCGCGGTCCTTGCCCCGCGCCGCCCGCAGATACGCGTCCAGCAGCGCCCGCTCGGCCCGCCCCGCCCGCGCCCGCAGTTCCGTCTCGACCGCCGCGGCGGCGGCCTCGGCGAGTGCCGCCTGCGGGTGCGGCGGACGCGCGGTGCACGGCCGTGACGCGACGGTCAGCGTGCCGAGCACCTGGCCGTTCTCCGGGGCGAGCACCGGGACGCTCACGGCGGACACGTCCTGCCAGCGGTCCAGGAAGTGCTCGGGTCCGTGCACCTCGGCCCGCCGCCGGGTGCGCAGGGCGAGCGCCGCGCTGTTGTTGCCGACCTCCTGCTCCGCCAGCACGGGGCACCGACCGAGCCCGGGCACGCTCCCCGCCGACCACAGCACGCGCAGCCGCTCATCGGTGAGAACGAGCAGTGAGCGGCCCGCGCCCAGGGCGGGCACGATCCGCTCCAGCACCGGCCGGGCGGCGACGAGCAGCGCGGACTCCACCGGCCGCACCGGATCCCCGTCCGACTCCACCGGCCGTCCCGCATCCGCGGCCAGTTCCTCCGGCCGTCCCGGATCCCCGGTCGGCTCCGCCAAGTCGTGCGGCACGCCGAAGAACCGGGCCCGTCGCCACGCCGCGACGACCTCCTCCGGTACGCCCCCCGGCAGTTGCTCCCCCGCCAGGAACCGTTCGCGGGCGAGACGCAGCGAGGGTCGGGCGGCGGCCGCGGGGGCGGCTGGGGCGGAGGGCTCTGTCGTGGTCACGGCATACACACCGTAGCCGGTTCGGTTGAACAGGCAACAACCCCGGGTCGGCCGCTCCGAGGTGTCTCGTAATGAGACACCCACCGCCCGCCCGGCCACTCCATGATCATGAGCGCTCGATGTCTGTCCCCTTGTCCGCCCCCATGCCCCCCGCAGGAGCGCCCCGTGTCCCCCGTCGTCGACACCGACGTCCTGATCGTGGGCAGCGGCCCGGCCGGTGCCTCCGCCGCGCTCGCCCTGAGCACCTACGGCGTGCCCAACATCGTCGTCACCCGCTACGCGAGCCTCGCCGACACCCCCCGCGCGCACATCACCAACCAGCGCACCATGGAGGTGCTGCGCGACCTCGGCGTGGAGCAGGAGGTCGTCGCCCAGGCGACCCCGCAGCACCTCATGGGCAACACCACCTTCTGCACCAGCCTGGCGGGCGAGGAACTGGGCCGCGTCCGCTCCTGGGGCAACGACCCGCTCGTGCAGGCCGAGCACGAACTGGCCAGCCCCACCCGCATGTGCGACCTGCCGCAGCACCTCATGGAGCCGGTCCTCGTCCACGCGGCCGTCGCCCGCGGCACCCGCCTGCGCTTCGAGACCGAGTACCTCTCCCACACCCAGGACGCCGACGGCGTCACGGCCACCGTCCGCGACCGGCTGCGCGGGGACACGTACGAGATCCGCGCCAAGTACCTGATCGGCGCCGACGGCGGACGCTCGAAGGTCGCCGCGGACGCCGGGCTGCCGATGGGCGGCCAGATGGGCGTGGCCGGCAGCATCAACATCGTCTTCGAGGCGGACCTGGCGCAGTACACCGCCCACCGCCCCTCGACCCTCTACTGGGTCCTCGCCCCCGGCGCGACGGTCGGCGGCATCGGCGCGGGCCTGGTCCGCTGCGTCCGCCCCTGGAACGAGTGGCTGATCGTCTGGGGGTACGACGTCGGCGCGGGCGCGCCCGACCTGACCACCGAGTACGCCGAGTCGATCGTCCGCAAGCTCGTCGGCGACGACGACATCCCGGTGACGATCAAGTCGTCCTCGGCGTGGACCGTCAACGAGATGTACGCCGAGCGGTACGCGAACGGCCGGGTCTTCTGCGCCGGCGACGCCGTGCACCGGCACCCGCCGTCCAACGGCCTCGGCTCCAACACCTCCATCCAGGACGCCTACAACCTGGCCTGGAAACTCAAGCTCGTCCTCGACGGCACCGCCCACCCCCGGCTGCTCGACAGCTACACCGCCGAACGCGCCCCGGTCGGCCGGCAGATCGTCAGCCGCGCCAACCGGTCGATCCGCGAGACCGCCCCGGTCTTCGAGGCCCTCGACGGGCTCTCCCCGCAGACCCCCGAGCAGCTGTGGGCCAACATCGCCGCCCGCAAGGACGCCACCGAGGCCGCCGAGAAGCAGCGCACCCGGCTGCGGGAGGCGATCGCCTTCAAGGTGTACGAGTTCAACGCGCACGGCGTCGACCTCAACCAGCGCTACGCCTCCGACGCGATCGTCCCGGACGGCACGCCCGACCCCGGCTTCACCCGCGACCAGGAGCTGCACCACCAGCCGTCCTCCCGCCCCGGCGCCCGGCTCCCGCACGCCTGGATCACCTCCGGCACCCGCACCCTCTCCACCCTCGACACGGTCGGCCGCGGCCGCTTCACCCTGCTGACCGGCATCGGGGGAGAGGACTGGGTACGGGCGGCCGAGGCCCAGGACATCGAGATCGCCACCGTGGTGATCGGCCCGGGGCAGGAGTACGAGGACCCCTACGGCGACTGGGCACGCCTGCGCGAGACCTCCGACGCGGGCGCCCTGCTCGTACGCCCGGACGGCTTCGTCGCCTTCCGCCACGCGACCGCCGCCCCGGACGCCGCACAACGGCTCGCCGACGCGCTGCGGCGGATCCTCGGGCACGCCTGAGCGCGCGCCATCATGGAAGAAGCGCACGTCGACGACGAGGAGCGGGGATGACCACCGACGCGACCGGGACCGACGTCACCGAGCAGGCCCTGGCCAGCCTCCGCACGACCGACGACCCACGGCTGCGCGAGCTGCTCACCGCGCTCGTCCGCCATCTGCACGACTTCGCCCGCGAGACGCGCCTCACCCAGGAGGAATGGGAGCAGGCGATCGGCTTCCTCACCGCGACCGGGCAGGCCTGCACCGACACCCGGCAGGAGTTCATCCTGCTGTCGGACGTGCTCGGCCTCTCCATGCTCGTGGAGACCCTCCACGGCCACCACGCGCCCGGCGCCACCGAGTCGACCGTGCTCGGCCCCTTCCACCTGACCGAGTCGCCGGTCCGCGAACTCGGCGCCGACATCGACCTGGTCGGCGGCGGCGAACCCTGTGTGGTCAGCGGCCGGGTGCGCTCCGCGGACGGCACACCCCTGCCCGGCGCCCGCGTCGACGTCTGGCAGGCCGACGACAAGGGCTACTACGACGTCCAGCAGCCCGGCGTGCAGCCCTCCGGCAACGGACGCGGCCTGTTCACCGCCGACGCCGAGGGCCGCTTCTGGTTCCGCACCTGCGTCCCGGCGGCCTACCCCATCCCCACCGACGGACCCGTGGGCGGCCTGCTGCGCGCGACCGGACGGCACCCCTACCGCCCCGCGCACATCCACTTCATCGCCACGGCCGACGGACACACGCCCGTCACCACGCACATCTTCGTCGCCGGCGGCGACTACCTCGACTCCGACGCCGTGTTCGCGGTGAAGCAGAGCCTGGTCCAGGACTTCGCGGAGACCGACGACCCGGCCCTCGCCCGGGAGTTCGGCGTGCCGAACCCCTTCCGGCACGCCGACTTCGACCTCGTACTGGAGCGCACGGCATGACGTTCCAGGAGGAGTTCACCTACGAGACCCGGCCCGCGCGGGTCGTGTTCCGGCCCGGCGCGGCCGTCACCGCGACCCCGGGCGAGGCCGCGCGCCTCGGGCTGCGGCGGCTGCTCGTGGTGTGCGGCCGCCGGGGCGAGCCCGTCGCCCGGAGCGTCGCGGACGCGCTCGGCGACAGCTGCGTGGGAGTGCACGCCGAGGCCCGGATGCACGTACCCGTCGAGGACGCGGAACGGGCCGTCGCGGCGGTCCGGGCGGCCGGGGCGGACGGCTGCGTCGCCGTCGGCGGCGGCTCCGCGATCGGGCTCGGCAAGGCCATCGCCCTGCGCACCGGACTGCCGCTGATCGCCGTGCCGTCGACCTACTCCGGCTCCGAGATGACCCCGGTCTGGGGCCTGACCGAGCACGGCACCAAGCGCACCGGCCGCGACCCGGTCGTCCAGCCCCGCAGCGTCGTCTACGACCCGCGGCTCACCCTCTCCCTGCCCCTGTCGCTGACCGTGACCAGCGGCGTCAACGCGCTCGCGCACGCCGTCGAGGCGCTGTACGCCCCGGACGCCTCGCCGCTGGTCTCGGTCATGGCCGAGGAGGGCGTGCGGGCGATGACCGAGGCGCTGCCGCGGCTGGCCGCCGCCCCCGACGACCTCGACGCGCGCGGCAGGGCGCTGTACGCGGCGTGGCTGTGCGGCGCGTGCCTGGGCGCCACCACGATGGGGCTGCACCACAAGGTCTGCCATGTGCTGGGCGGCGGCTACGGGCTGCCGCACGCCGAGACGCACACCGTGGTCCTGCCGTACGCCGTCGCCTTCAACGCCCCAGCCGCCCCGCCAGCGCTGACCGTACTGCGCCGCGCGGTAGGCGCCGACGACGTGCCCCGCGCCCTGTGGGAGCTGACCGGCCGCCTCGGCGCACCGCGGTCCCTCGCCGAACTCGGCCTCGCGGAGGGCGACGTGGCCCCGGCGGCGGACCGGATCGCCGGCGAGCCGTACGCCAACCCGCGCCCGGTGACCGCGGACGGGGTGCGGTCCGTACTGCGGGCGGCGTACCGGGGAGGCCCCCCGTAGCCCGCCGACGGTATCGCTGAACAGCCCCTTGCGGACAGAAGATGACCGCAAGGCCTCCTACGGTCGTGGCATGACTCAGACGCAGAAGATCCTCGTCGCCGGTGCCACCGGAACCGTCGGCCGCCAGGTCGTCGCCGAACTGCTCGCCCGGGGCCACGAGGTCCGCGCCCTCACCCGCGACGCCGCGAAGGCCGACCTCCCCGCCGGTGTCGAGATCGCCGAGGGCGACCTGACCGCACCGGACAGCCTGGTCCCGGCCCTGGAGGGGATCACCGGCCTCCACCTGATCACCTTCGGCGGGGCCGCCTT
This genomic stretch from Streptomyces sp. Go-475 harbors:
- a CDS encoding ABC transporter ATP-binding protein — encoded protein: MHVSRPPRFRLGLVALLQTGQVLATLRLPALNADVIDDGVLAGDGHRIAELGLVMWAVTCVQVLCAGCAACLSASVALTWGRELRQAVFSRILALPAHEVSRIGRAGLVTRSTQDVQQIQQLALNALTVIVVAPLTAVGGIVMALRQDAVLGLVLSVVLPTLTVALWLVLRRTLPLSAAVQRRLDRVNQVMRERLAGLRTIRSFDRDSHEEARFRTADRAMLRSGLALGRAQALVMPASTVVIELSSVAVLWFGGVRVAAGEVRMGTVVAFLHYLSLMLQAVMMAMGVFLQASRAGASVGRVREVLRTRATLDLPRQSEVRPLRRAGVALHSVDFRHPGARSAALHAVSLTVAPGETVVLTGPVGSGKTTLLHLVARLGDPDGGRVTVGGRDVRALDRDTLAAAVGLVTQRPYLFSGTVADHLRRGAPDADDRALWRALELAQARDFVEATGHGLDTPVSAGGANLSGGQRQRLAIAQLLLKRPPVCLLDEPFSALDAGTTARLRAALDVGTRGAARLVVSQHLATLRAADRVVVLDRGRVVGQGPHADLLAANTAYRQLVLARGGRTEAS
- a CDS encoding MarR family transcriptional regulator, yielding MEAEDDLRTAETLRLGVSRLASRLRARHPGRGQALTRMSASVLANLRHDGPLTPTALAAIEGLQPQSLTRVLNELEERGRIVRSTNRNDRRSQDIAITDLGIEALDGHVQEGNRWLASALTTLTPTERGVLELAAGLMVRLAETAPGTSGRHGGSEEDRGTSRQERDGS
- a CDS encoding helix-turn-helix domain-containing protein, whose protein sequence is MTTTEPSAPAAPAAAARPSLRLARERFLAGEQLPGGVPEEVVAAWRRARFFGVPHDLAEPTGDPGRPEELAADAGRPVESDGDPVRPVESALLVAARPVLERIVPALGAGRSLLVLTDERLRVLWSAGSVPGLGRCPVLAEQEVGNNSAALALRTRRRAEVHGPEHFLDRWQDVSAVSVPVLAPENGQVLGTLTVASRPCTARPPHPQAALAEAAAAAVETELRARAGRAERALLDAYLRAARGKDRAVAALDGRNRLISDAAQGLLTPEVLGALERAAVAARHAEVPVRIEAEETVPSGGFAALPDSAGCSARITPVRLDGSVIGVVAVLAPLGDPEPSTSGSPFPPVALAGSSVPWRHAVGRAVELARSREPLLLTGERGTGKSALARELLGPGDVQVVDAARDAGLDRILPAWQADRPLLLRHAERLAQPGVAALNSLLDTHPDAPLLVTYTPGAPAGPCLQRLLDKLSARSVPLPPLRERVEDVRELLSALAPRPAPGQPPLTWTLDALRALERYPWPGNVTELAHVVRALAEHRRASGPVRRAELPDPVRDGPAARPLSPMEHAERAAILEALRRHGGNKARTAAALGIGRATLYRKLRGYRS
- a CDS encoding FAD-dependent monooxygenase; translated protein: MSPVVDTDVLIVGSGPAGASAALALSTYGVPNIVVTRYASLADTPRAHITNQRTMEVLRDLGVEQEVVAQATPQHLMGNTTFCTSLAGEELGRVRSWGNDPLVQAEHELASPTRMCDLPQHLMEPVLVHAAVARGTRLRFETEYLSHTQDADGVTATVRDRLRGDTYEIRAKYLIGADGGRSKVAADAGLPMGGQMGVAGSINIVFEADLAQYTAHRPSTLYWVLAPGATVGGIGAGLVRCVRPWNEWLIVWGYDVGAGAPDLTTEYAESIVRKLVGDDDIPVTIKSSSAWTVNEMYAERYANGRVFCAGDAVHRHPPSNGLGSNTSIQDAYNLAWKLKLVLDGTAHPRLLDSYTAERAPVGRQIVSRANRSIRETAPVFEALDGLSPQTPEQLWANIAARKDATEAAEKQRTRLREAIAFKVYEFNAHGVDLNQRYASDAIVPDGTPDPGFTRDQELHHQPSSRPGARLPHAWITSGTRTLSTLDTVGRGRFTLLTGIGGEDWVRAAEAQDIEIATVVIGPGQEYEDPYGDWARLRETSDAGALLVRPDGFVAFRHATAAPDAAQRLADALRRILGHA
- a CDS encoding intradiol ring-cleavage dioxygenase, producing MTTDATGTDVTEQALASLRTTDDPRLRELLTALVRHLHDFARETRLTQEEWEQAIGFLTATGQACTDTRQEFILLSDVLGLSMLVETLHGHHAPGATESTVLGPFHLTESPVRELGADIDLVGGGEPCVVSGRVRSADGTPLPGARVDVWQADDKGYYDVQQPGVQPSGNGRGLFTADAEGRFWFRTCVPAAYPIPTDGPVGGLLRATGRHPYRPAHIHFIATADGHTPVTTHIFVAGGDYLDSDAVFAVKQSLVQDFAETDDPALAREFGVPNPFRHADFDLVLERTA
- a CDS encoding maleylacetate reductase, whose translation is MTFQEEFTYETRPARVVFRPGAAVTATPGEAARLGLRRLLVVCGRRGEPVARSVADALGDSCVGVHAEARMHVPVEDAERAVAAVRAAGADGCVAVGGGSAIGLGKAIALRTGLPLIAVPSTYSGSEMTPVWGLTEHGTKRTGRDPVVQPRSVVYDPRLTLSLPLSLTVTSGVNALAHAVEALYAPDASPLVSVMAEEGVRAMTEALPRLAAAPDDLDARGRALYAAWLCGACLGATTMGLHHKVCHVLGGGYGLPHAETHTVVLPYAVAFNAPAAPPALTVLRRAVGADDVPRALWELTGRLGAPRSLAELGLAEGDVAPAADRIAGEPYANPRPVTADGVRSVLRAAYRGGPP